Below is a genomic region from Chryseobacterium scophthalmum.
ACCTGCTACACCACCGCTTACCGCAAATTTCATTGCCGTAGCTGCAGACATTCCTACAACAGGTTTAATATTTTTTTCTTCAGTCACAATCACCCAACCAGAAATTGCATAAGAGTGTGGAAGGTAAACTGCTACAAAATTGTGCTTGTGTACATCGGCCATTTCCCTTTGAGTAAGAAACCCTATTCTCCAGATTTCAGGATTTTCGTTGGTTTTCACCCAAACCGGATCGCTAAATTTTTTCTTATCACCTACAAACGAAGACATCACATCTTTGGTAGGCGAATAAATATGTTTGATACCCGGAGTTTTTTCTAAAAGTCTGTCAACCGCATCTACAAAAAATCTTCCAACAACAAATTTGTTTCCTAAATAACCCAACAAAGCAGTAATTAGCAAAGTAGAAACAAAAACCAACCCCGGAATTTCACTTGCAACAGACGGAATGATATTGTCGATCGACGTTATCACATACCAAATTACAAAAATGGTCAATCCGATAGGACCAATTATCAACAATCCCTGAAAGAAGTTTTTCAGAAAAAAATTAGTCAGGTTTTCAAAAGTCGGCTTTTTCAATTTGCTTTTATCCGTGTATAGTTTCTTTGTTTCCGTAAGATTTTATGATACCTGCTTCATATTCCAGCCATTCTTCCCATCTTTTATTCACTTTTTCAGGGTCACCAAGCTGTCTTGCAAAACCGATAAATGTAGTATAATGATTCGCTTCAGAGATCATTAATTCTTTATAGAAAGTTTTTAGTTCTTCGTCTTTTATATTTTCTGTTAAAACTTTAAATCTTTCGCAACTTCTCGCTTCAATCATTGCTGCAAAAAGTATTTTATCAACAATTAAAGTATCTCTGTGACCTCCTTTTTGGATGAAATTGACCAATTCATTGACGTAATCATCTTTTCTTGTACGCCCAAAAGTGTAGCCTCGTTTTGTAATGATCTCCAGAACCTGTCCAAAATGCTCCAGTTCTTCCTGAGCAATTGCCAAAAGCTCCTTCACGATATCCGGACGTTCCGGAAGCATTGTGATCAGCCCGATCGCATTGGTAGCAGCTTTTTGTTCGCACCACGCATGATCGGTTAAAATTTCTTGAATGTTATCCTCCGCAATATTTGCCCACCTTGGATCGGTAGGAAGTTTCAACTTAAACATAATTTAAAAATTTCTGTAAATTTAAAATAAATTGCGATAAGAATTATTGTTTTGTTTCAAATTCGATAGCAGATTTAGTTTTGAGCAGCTGTTTTCTTTCTTAAAAATTCTAAAATCTTCCAGCCAAAATCATCAAATTTCTTCAAACCAGCCGCAATGATAAACGCTAAGGCAACATTTATGATGTAAATAATGACCATTAAAATCCACCAAGGCATCAATTCTTTCATCGGAACGACCAGAAAATAAACCAACGACGAGCTGATTCCCTGACCGAAATAAAAGAAAATTGCGTTTTTACCGATATAAGTGACGAAATTTTCTTTGGTAATCTTTAATCTGTTGTACAAGACAAATAAAGTCGTCAGTGAAAACAAAGTCCAGATAATGTATGGCGTTTGCGGCGGAAATTTTTGCTTGTTAATTTTAAAAAATATTTCGTTTCCGAAGTACCAAAACATCCAAACCAAAGCTAGGGCAACCAATCCGTAAAGAACAGGAATCATTTTTGTCGGTATTTTTTTACCTCTCATTCGGTTTCCAACAAGGAAAACCGTCATGTAAAAAGCAACATATCCTACTTGTCCGCTCGGATAAATTTCCGGGAAAATATTAAACAATAAAGTTAAAGCAACACAAATTCCGATAAACCAATTGACGTGTTTCGGGAAAAATTTTAAAATTAAAACTCCGAAAACCGTTAAAATAAAGTAAACTTTAAGATACCAAAAGCTTCCCATTACAACAGGAAAAGTATCTGCATTTCTGTATTCGTGAAGGTACCAATTGCCTAAATTCTGCCATTGTGGAGCTGTAGAAATACTCGTTGCTGAATATTTTGAGCCAAATGTAGAATAGAAGCTCTGTAGCCATTCAAGTGAGAAAAAGGTGAGCCCAAATATTTTAAAGAAATAATCTAAAAAGAACAGAAGCGTAACAAAAATCATGTACGTTATCTGCAGTTTTAGTAAACGGTAAAGTGTTTTCTCAATATTGTTTCCTGAAGTGATCCCGCTTAAAGCATAAAAAATTGCGACATCAAAAACCAAAGAAAAAACCCGTATTTCCGGAATAATGTAAAACTGCCCCGACCAAAATGCGGTGTGAATAAATATAATGGAAAGTGTGGCTAAACCTTTCGCAAAATCAATGTAGAGATCTCTGTTCATCTAAATGTGGAATATTTTCCAAAAGTAATTAAACTTTGCGAATATTGTACACAAAGAAAAAGAGGTAAGAATAATGTCTTACCTCTCTACTAAAAGATATTAAAATGAATGTTTATTTAAGGTTTTTAAACTCTTCTGCAGAAATTTCGCCTGACTGAATCTGTTTCAACTCATCAAGATACTGACTCATATAAGCATCTAACTCAGGAAACTTTGAGTTTTTTGCCATTTTGTAAGTTCCGTTTAAAACTCCCTGATAATAATAAAAGAAGTTGTAATCAAAATCTGCAGCAGAAAGGTCGTACTGCCCTAAAAGAAAACCTAAACGCACTGCAGATCTTCTCTGAGGCGGCGTTCCGTGGTGTCCTGCACTGGTTGTCTGATAATCGCCAATACTTTGGGCAAATTCATATGCTGCTGCAATCTGGGCAAATGATGTCTGATTGTAACCATTGGGTCTTCTTAAATAATATCCTGCAAAACCGTCTGCTTCCAGTTCATTTGGTCTCGCTGTGGATTCACTTACAGACGGAAGTCCAAAAATATACTGCAACTGATGACCGTATTCATGAGCGAGGATCATTGCATTAACGATGTTTCCGCCTTTGTTTTTTGCATCGGCATAAATTGCGTAGCCATAGTAGATCTTTCCGGTAGAATACGAAATCGCATTATACGTAGAATTGGGATTAGACGGATCATTTACGAAACGTAATGTTGGATTACTTCTTCCCCATAGACTGGCAATTTTTGTCATCTGAGCATTCATAAAACTCGTGTCTGTAGAGTTCGGCAATGATGTTGTCAATACGGCATTTGAGCTCCAGTACTGGTCTACATAATAGCAGATCTTTTCGAGCTCGCCTGGCTGTTCAGGTTTTAAATTTTCTGTTTGAGATTCAGATACAGGCGTTTCCATTGTATCGTCGTTACATGCTGATAATGAGAATACAGCAAATGCTCCTGCTAATAAGCAGAAATTAAAGTTTCTTTTCATATTGAAATATTTTGGTGAAAGCGAAGATATACAATAATGTGAAATAATTCACTAATTCATACTGAAAAAAAACTATGCTATGCAGGTAAAAAATTATTGTTTAATATTTGATTTTGATATGATTTAAAATCAATAACAAATAAGAGAGAAGCAATTTAATTTCTATATTTGGAGAATCAATCACAAAAAATATGAAGTTTATATACAGCCTTATTTTGGCAATATTTGCCGTTGTCAATTTATCTGCGCAGGGAAATCGCTTTATTTACGAATATCAGTTTAGAATTGATTCCACAAAAACAGACAGCCTGAAAAAAGAGTTTGTGAATCTTGATATTTTCCCGACCAAATCTTACTTTTATGGACAGGCAAAATTTGCAAGTGATTCTATCACGAACAATTCCATCATTGAACAGAGAAAGTCTACGCCGAATAGTTTAAGTTATTCTTCCACCACCGAAGAGTGGAATATTTCTTATTTAATAGAAAAGTCATATCCGAGTTTTAAAACTACTTGGTTTACAAATATTGAGCAGACCAATATGATCGTAGAGGAAACTCCTGTGATAAAATGGCAGATTCTTCCTGAAACACAAAAAATTGAAAACTATAATTGCCAAAAAGCAACAGCGAATTTTGGAGGAAGAATCTGGGAAGCTTGGTTTTCTAAAGACCTGCCTTTTCCGGATGGTCCGTACAAGTTTCACGGTTTGCCTGGTTTGATTGTGAAATTAGAAGATAAAACCAAATCGCATCAGTTTTTATTAAAAGGAAGTAAAAAACTGAAAGCTGAAAACCATTCCTGGGATTATATTTCAGCATTGGAGAAGGAAGCTAAACATGAATTTGAGGGAGTAAAAGTAAATCCGACTCAATACAAAAAGTTATTTATGACTTATAAAAATGATCCTGCAAAAGACATTAAACTAGATTTGGCTAATCCCAATAATTCTATGACTGTAACTACGGGAGATGGAAAAAAAATAACCAATAATGCAGAAATTATTAAATTCTTTGAAGAATCAATGGCTAAAAAATATAAATCAATTAATAATCAGCTGGAAATAAATCTACACAGAAAGTAGAAAATTTCTCAAAATCATATTGTTACTAAAAAAATAATCAGTACATTTGCACCTCGAATTAACTAAAAATTTATAGACAATGTTTGCAATTGTAGAAATAGCAGGGCTTCAATACAAAGTTGAGCAAGACCAGAAGTTGTTTGTGAACCGTTTGAAAGGAGATAAAGGAGGAAAAGTATCTTTCGATAAAATCTTACTTACTGTAAACGGAGCAATCACTGTAGGCGCCCCAGCTGTAAGCGGTATCACTGTAGAGGCAGAGATCCTTGATCACGTAAAAGCTGATAAAGTAATCATCTTCAAAAAGAAAAGAAGAAAAGGTTATGAAGTTAAAAACGGTCACAGACAATCTTTAACTCAAATCAAAATCACTGGTATTACAGGATTTGAAGGAAAAAAAGCAGAGAAGCCTGCTAAAAAAACAACTAAAAAAGCTGACGCTGCTGAAAGCGCAGAATAATTGTTAAACCAAAAAACCTTAGAATAAAATGGCACACAAGAAAGGAGTTGGTAGTTCCAAAAACGGTAGAGAATCTCATTCTAAAAGATTAGGTGTGAAGATTTTCGGTGGACAAGACGCTATTGCTGGTAACATTATTATCAGACAAAGAGGTACTCAACATCACCCAGGTGAAAATGTTGGTATGGGTAAAGATCACACTTTGCACGCTCTTGTTGACGGTAAAGTAGTTTTCAGAAAGAAAGCAAACAACAGATCATACGTATCTATTGAGCCGAACGCATAATTAAATTAGCGTTTTATAAAAATAAAATCCTCAACATTTTTGTTGAGGATTTTTTGTGGTTTTAATAATTAGTTTATTCAGAATAAATTTTAAATGATTTAGAATAACAGCAGCAAATCCCTTTTGGACAACCATAATTACATTCTCCAAAAACTCTATTTTTGAACTCTTTAAAATGTTTAAGCCTACAGCTTAAAGGACATTTAAAAACTTGGAAAACAAAATTGTAATGGTGATAAGTGTTCATGCTTTCTTTAAATCTAAACATAAAATAACCATCTGATTTTGTAATTTCCGCCAAATAGCTTTGATCTTTAAATTTAATTGGTAATATCATTGTAAATATTTTCTTACAATAATACATCAAGAACTAATCAAAAAAGAGTTTGCTAAACATGAAGATAGTTTGCTATAACATGATCTAAAATCCGAACTGAAATCCCGCTTTAATTCCAAATTTAGAAACATCAGGTCTGTTAAGATAATTTCCTCTCCAGTTGAAGTCTACACGGAAGATTCTTATGTTTCCGAAACCTATATTTTCAATACCAAATCCGTATTCATAATACACTTGCTGATCTGGCGCAGAATATTTTAAATTATCAACATTTATATTTTTTGACGCGTCACTCAAAGATCCGTAAGCACCTCTGATGAATGCAACTTCTCTTAACTTCAGTTTCTTAATTAAAGGGATATATGAAAGTATTTTACCATTAAAATGATGCTCTATGTGAAGCGTAGAATAGGTGTCGGCTACAAATTCATAATAATTTAACTGAGCAAATGTATTCGGAACAATTCCATACGATTGGTTTCCTGGAATGATATTCTGCAATGCTAAAGGAACAGTATCAAAGTTTTTCCCAGCTTCAAAATTCAGCAATGTTTTTCCCCAACTACCCAAAAGAATAGGCTTGTAAAACATAAACTGCAATTTGTTATAATTAAAATCAGCATTAAACAAACCTTCAATACCTCTCGTGTATTTTAAAACAATGGTCGGAGCCAAGGTTCCATGCTCATATCGGTCAACTCCGGTTTGAGAAAAAGTAGCTCCCGGTCTTGCTATTAAACTGATTGTAACATGCGAATCATTGGTGGTTTTTCTTAAATCACCATTTCTGAAATACATCAAGCTAAAACCTGAAGGATTGGCAGATTTAATACTTTGCATCGTTCCGTCAACTCTTACCTGAAAGTTTTTCCAAGGTTCAATAGAAGTGAAAAAACTCGTTTGGTTTACCGAACTTAAAGAAGCATTTTCTCCTCTCGCAAAAACGGTTGAAGAAGCAAATGAACGTGATAAAATCCCATCTTCAGTCGTTAATTGTACTCCAAGTTGTGTAATGTCTCTTTTTGTTCCTCCTCCAATCATAAAACGATTGACTCTATTGAACATATATCGACCCTCTACTCCGTATTTGAATTGTTGATCTTTAAAACCATAAGCATTATAAAACTCAATTCTCCAAGGATCATTTTGCGTAAAATACGTTCTTGCTCCTAATCTTATTCTATCACCTTCTACTTCATTCTTCCCATAAATAGAGGTTATAGGACCCAAATCAATTCCTTTGGTCACATTATAATATCGAGAAGCAAGCGTTTCTGTAAGTTTAATAATTCTATTGAATTTTGGGGTCTGTTGTAATCGATCAAGCATTTCGTACACCCCTTTTTCTTCTTTAGATAAAGAATCCGGTCTTGCATTCACCCAAAAAGCATCGTCCTTATCTACAAATCGATCGTCGTATTCTTCTTTTTTTCTTGTGAAAACAGTATCAGCTAACGGTTTATTAAAATCATAATCAGAATAGTCTACAGATCTTTTGGCAATAATACTTTTTGCGGTCTTCTTTTTAGAAAAAGGAGTCATTTCAATTTCTGTAACATATTTTTTAGGCAAAAATGTTTCATCGTCAGGATTATCATATTCCAATTCCGTAGAAATGGAGTTGATGAAATTGACATTTATTTTATTTGTTGATTTTAAAGTAGCTTCCAAAACCGCATAAGAATCGGTGTCAATATAAAGATATCCCTGAAAAGCTAAAACCTCCGTTCTTCTCGGCTGATAACGTATTTTATATGCTTGTTCTCCTCGGATAGAAACTGTATCTGTCAAATTATAATCATACGTGCTAAAACCATCAGTTCCCACCGGACTAGGAAATCCTATATCGAAATAATTTAAAGTATTATCATAAATATTGATGTCACGATACAGGTTTTTAGCTGTAATTGCAATCACCTGATTATCCTGAAAACCTGAAGTTTTCTGGGCAACCAATAGTTTTTTAGTCTTTTTATTAGGTTTATTTTGTCCGAAATGATTATAAATAGATTCGTTTAAGAAGATTGGTAATGCCATTTTTCCTCTTGCGGTAGAATCGGCATAATCAAAGATGAAATCCAACTTATTAAAGATTTTTCTGTGCATAAATGCACTGTCGAGATTATTGGCATCAAACTGAATCTTTTCGTATTCTTTGTATGTGTAAGTATCAAATTTATCAAGACCGTTATTTCTCTTGCGCTTCCAGACTTCCTGCATAATTCGGTATGCCGGATTTTCTTTTTTATTTTTAAATTTCGTTTTCTCATTGTGAATAACAACTTCTTCAATACTGCTTACTTTTTCAGAAGAAAGCGTTATTATAAGATTATTGCTATTATCCGGAGTAATTTCTACACTTTCTAAAGCATAGTTTTTTTTCTGAAACTTTAATTTGTAAATAATACTATCAGACTTCACACTGAAGCTTCCGGAAGTGGTTGTAAGAACAGGCGTATTGTTATCATTAATAAAAACCTCAACAGCGCTAATCTCTTTGCTGGTTTTAGCGTCTACAATCTTCCCGCTTGCCGAGTTTTGGGCATGAAAAAGACTGGCTATAAAAAGGGATATATAAAGGAAACCGTATTTAAATTGATTGGTTGACATCATTCGTATCTTCGAGCAATTAGCTAAACAAAAACTATGCTGTTTTATTATTAAATTTTAAAAGTTTTTTAAAGACTTTTGTGTTTATCTGTAAAACTGCAAATGTAACGAAAATAAAGCTATGAATATTGTGCCTGAATAAAGCTTAAAGCTGATATTTGATAAAAAAAGCGAAGTTATATTTTGGGAAGAAAATAAAACAAAAAAGACTTACAATAATGTAAGTCTTTTTGCTCCTCCTCTTGGGCTCGAACCAAGGACCCTCTGATTAACAGTCAGATGCTCTAACCAACTGAGCTAAGGAGGAATGTTCCTCTTTTAAGGTGGTGCAAAGATAATATGAAAAATAATATCAAGCAAATTTTTTTTAACCAAAATCACCTGAAAAGTGCTATCAGATTATATTTCAGTAAATTAAATTTTAAAATAATTTGAAACAGGAAAGTATTAAAATCAAAAAAGACCTACAGTAATGTAAGTCTTTTTTGCTCCTCCTCTTGGGCTCGAACCAAGGACCCTCTGATTAACAGTCAGATGCTCTAACCAACTGAGCTAAGGAGGAATGTTCCTCTTTTAGAGTGGTGCAAATATAGTACTGATATTTAAACCACGCAAGTTTTTTATTTATTTTTTTAAATAATTTTAAAGATTTCCTGTAACCCATTTAAAAATGTCACTTCCAAAAATCAGTAACATTAAGCCTAACAGGAAGATAACACCCACCATTTGAGCATTTTCCAATATCTTTTGTGGAACAGGTTTACCAACAATCATTTCATATAAAGTAAAAATAACGTGACCACCATCTAATCCAGGAATCGGAATTAAGTTTAAGAACGCCAACCAAACAGAGAACATTGCTGTAAAACCCCAGAAAGCAGTCCAGTCGATTGATACACTTCCATCTTTTGCTTTATCAACAGGCATATTTTTGATTATAGCTAATGGACCACCAACTTTTTTATAACCCTGAACCTTTTTGTTGAAGATTAATTTAAACTGTTTTACCTGATACGTTAAGCTTTCAATACTTCTCGTGAAGCCTCTTCCGATAGATTCTCCAAAAGTAAAATGCTTAGTTATATAATATGTTTTTAATCTTTTGTCTATATAAGAAGCCAATCCTAAAGTACCTTCTTTAGATACCGACAAAACCAGCGGTTGAATTGCTCCACCTCTCATTACATCTACTTTAAGGTCTTTCCCTGGATTATTTCTTACAGTTTCCTGAAATTCATCATAATAAGAAATTTTCTTTCCATCTACTGCAACAACTTGGTCACCAATTTTTAATCCAGCTTGTAGCGTTTTAGGATTGTAGATAGAATCGATTACCGCAGGAAATCTTGGCGTAAGAAATGCTCTAGGATTTTCATCTTTGAAAGCCATCGCTTTACCATCGTCATTCGTTGGGAATGTAACTTCTTTTCCGCTTCTTAAAACAGTAATCTCATCGCTTAATAAAACATCCAAAGCCAATTTATCAAAATTATTCTGAGTTTTTCCGTCTACTTTTAAGATTTTATCTCCATCCTGGAAACCCATTCCTTTAGCAACACTTGTATAATTCATCGGAGCATCAACTTTCGCTGTATCAAAAGAAGTTTCACCATTGAAAAACGAAAGACATCCGTAAATCAACCAAGCAAGGAAGAAATTTACCGTAACTCCACCCAACATGATGATCAATCTCTGCCAAGCTGGTTTTGCTCTGAATTCCCACGGTTGTGCAGGCTGCTTCAATTGCTCAGTATCCATACTTTCGTCAACCATTCCGGCAATTTTCACATAACCTCCGAAAGGAAGCCATCCGATACCGTATTCAGTTTCACCAATTTTCTTTTTAACCAGAGAAAAATAAGGGTCGAAGAAAAGATAAAACTTTTCTACTTTGGTTTTAAAATACTTTGCGGGTAAGAAATGCCCAAGCTCGTGAAGAATTACTAAGATAGAGATGCTTAATATAAATTGAAAGATCTTAATTGCTAATTCCATTAATTGTTTTTAGATTTTAATTTGCAAAGGTAACAATTATCAAAAGGATGCCAAACAAAAAAGCTCCTCTAAATGAGAAGCTTTGTCATATATTGTGGCTGATTTTTAAAAATTGAAAGAAACTCCTAAACTTCCGTTATTCCCAACTTCTGCAAAAACACCAACTTTTTCTGTAAAGAAATATCTTGCGCCAATGTGAGCTCCAATACCGAAATCTCTGCCAAGAACTCCAAGATCAACTCCCGGATAAATATCAAGCTTTTCAGGCAATTCTAAAGCTTCCTTTAAATGGAAATTAACTCTTCCAAATATAAAAACCCTGTTATCGTCGTTATTATCTTTATATCCGTCAAAATAAGCATTTGCTCCGGCTCCGACAGATATTAACTGGTTTAAACCATAGTCGTAAGTCGCGGTAATTCCCGTTCCATAACCCCATGCATTGAATCCCAAATTAACTTTCTGATCCCCTTTTCCGGTGTAGGCTTGTGCGCTGACTGCCACTCCGGCAAAAACCATCAACATAAAAACCAATTTCTTCATAGATTTTAATTTTAAATTATTACTAATCACAATTTGCAGCAAATATAAAACCGAAACCATTTAAAAACTGTAATTTTATGCAAGTTTTGAATTTGAAATATGAAAATTACAGGATTGAATCAGGATATTATCTGGAAAAATAAAATCGAGAACTTTCAGTTGATTGAAAATCAGCTACAAAATCAAGAGGCAGATTTATTTCTTTTGCCGGAAATGTTTTCTACAGGTTTTTGTATGGATGCTGCTGAAGTTTCAGATAAAAATGAAGAATCGCTGGAATTTTTAAAGAAAATTTCAAAAGAGAAAAATACAGCATTTTCAGGAAGTGCTTCTATAAAAGTTAATGATCAGTTTTTTAACAGAATGTATTTTGTGAAGCCAGATTCTGAAATAATATTTTACGATAAAAGACATTTGTTTTCCTTTTCTGGCGAAGATAAAATCTATACTCCAGGAAAGAACAGAGTCATCGTAGAATATCTTGGAATTCGTTTTCTGTTACAGGTTTGTTATGATTTGAGATTTCCTGTTTTTGCAAGAAATAACGACGATTATGATGCTATTTTATACGTTGCCAATTGGCCGGAAAAAAGAGTCGGAGCATGGGAACATTTATTGAAAGCTCGAGCAATTGAAAATCTATCGTATGTTTTTGGTTTAAACAGAATAGGACCCGATGGAAATGATCTTTTTTACCAGGAAAGTTCACATTGTTTTTTTGCTGATGGTAAAGAAATTTCTCAGAAAAAAGGAAATTTAGTTTCTGCCGAATTAAACTTAGAAGAGCTTAACGATTTCAGAAATCATTTTCAGTTTTTGAACGATCGGGATATTTTTGAAATAAAATAAAATCTTTTTTTAACTTTAATTATTCAAAACTTCTTTTCGCTTTCTTAATTTCCTCAAAGCTTTTCTACCTAAAATCACGACAGCGATCACCGTAATAATTGCCAGAAAAGCTGCGATTACCGGAGCAACCATTGCTAAAGTTGCCATAATTCCTGCTCCTGCAGTTTCTGTAGTTCCCACAACAGGATTTCCAATTCCACCCGTTGTCGCTGTGGAAGCCGCGCGAATTCCTGCAAATCCGGAACTGATTGTCGCCGCAGTACCTCCACCTGCAATTAAAGCCAATCCCCACTGTGGAAATGTCCCTAAATCTGCAAACTGACTTGCAAAAAGTACAGAACCCGCAATCGTCGCCATCGGAACAGAAACAGTATCGAGTAAATGATCTACAATCGGAATATAATAAGCTAAAATTTCTGCTAAAGTAGCAATTCCTGTAGTAATTAATGCAGGAAGACCAGAAAGCCATTCAAAACTTTCATGAGTAGGAATCCATTGAAAATAAGATGCTAAACTCACCGCAAACATAGGTAAGAAAACTCTGAAACCTGTTGCTGCAGCAAGTCCAATACCAATAAATGCACTCAAAACATACGGAAGATAGGGAATTTGATCTAACATAAGTCATCAATTGTTTGCTTAAAGCTACAAAAAATATAAACACCTAAAGTTCAAATTTTTAAGTGTGATTTTTGATAATTGAAAATGATTTAGTTTCGGCTCCTTCGGAGCCGAAACTTTGTAGAAAAGAATGAAAAACGAAAGGTTGCGCTCCTACGGAGCGCAACCTTTTATAGTTGATAAGTTGTAATCTTTATGATTTTTTCTGAGACTGACATAATTTAATAAACTCTGCCTCCACATCCTGAAATTTCTCAGGAAGTTCATTCGATACCCAAAACAGCATAGCAATTGTTTTATCTCCAAAACTCGTTTTAAAAAGATCTTTATTTAAGCGGTAACATTCTCTTAAAAGCCTTTTCACCCGGTTTCTGTACACTGCTTTTTTAAAATACCTTTTAGAAACCGAAACTCCTAGTTTTACATTTTCACTTTGTAGATCCGGATTATTTTTAAGAATGATAATGCGCAAATTTCCACAACTCCTCCACTTACCTTTTGCAAAAAGTAAAGTGATCTCATTCTCTTTTTTGAGTTTTTCTTCTTTCGGATATTTAAATTCAGACATTAATCTTTCTTCAGTAAGTGATTGATAACCTCCGAAGCTGCGTACAAACCAAAAATTGCAGGAAGAAAACTGATGGTTCCATAAAAAGATCTTTTATAATTGCTTCCGTCAGTCATTTTCAAGCTATCTTCATCCTGAATTTCATCTGAAAACACACAACGAATTCCTTTATCTATTTTTTCTTTTTTCAGCCTTTTTCTTACTTCTCTCGCAAGATGACAATGCTGTGTTTTGCTGATATCACGAACGATAACCTTAGACGGGTCAGATTTTCCGCCCGCTCCCATCGAGCTTACAATTTTTATTTTTCTGCGTCTTGCAGCAATAATCAATGATACTTTCGGACTAACGCTATCAATACAATCTAATATGTAATCAAAATTTCCACCATCTAGAATTTCTGCCATTCTTTCAGGGTTCAAAAACTCATTGACTTTTATAAGGTCAAGATTCGGATTAATATCCATCAATCTTTCTGAAACAACATCTACTTTATGTTTTCCAACAGTAGAGTGCAGAGCAGGAAGCTGTCTGTTAATATTTGTAATATCTACAGTATCTCCATCTACAATCGTCATCTTTCCGACACCGGCTCTCGCTAAAAACTCAGCAGCAAAAGAACCTACTCCACCTAAACCTACAACCAGAACAGCGGCTTTGTTTAATTTTTCAACACCTGCTTCTTTTATCAATAATTCTGTTCTTTCAAGCCAAACTTTATCCATGC
It encodes:
- a CDS encoding DUF5686 family protein, coding for MSTNQFKYGFLYISLFIASLFHAQNSASGKIVDAKTSKEISAVEVFINDNNTPVLTTTSGSFSVKSDSIIYKLKFQKKNYALESVEITPDNSNNLIITLSSEKVSSIEEVVIHNEKTKFKNKKENPAYRIMQEVWKRKRNNGLDKFDTYTYKEYEKIQFDANNLDSAFMHRKIFNKLDFIFDYADSTARGKMALPIFLNESIYNHFGQNKPNKKTKKLLVAQKTSGFQDNQVIAITAKNLYRDINIYDNTLNYFDIGFPSPVGTDGFSTYDYNLTDTVSIRGEQAYKIRYQPRRTEVLAFQGYLYIDTDSYAVLEATLKSTNKINVNFINSISTELEYDNPDDETFLPKKYVTEIEMTPFSKKKTAKSIIAKRSVDYSDYDFNKPLADTVFTRKKEEYDDRFVDKDDAFWVNARPDSLSKEEKGVYEMLDRLQQTPKFNRIIKLTETLASRYYNVTKGIDLGPITSIYGKNEVEGDRIRLGARTYFTQNDPWRIEFYNAYGFKDQQFKYGVEGRYMFNRVNRFMIGGGTKRDITQLGVQLTTEDGILSRSFASSTVFARGENASLSSVNQTSFFTSIEPWKNFQVRVDGTMQSIKSANPSGFSLMYFRNGDLRKTTNDSHVTISLIARPGATFSQTGVDRYEHGTLAPTIVLKYTRGIEGLFNADFNYNKLQFMFYKPILLGSWGKTLLNFEAGKNFDTVPLALQNIIPGNQSYGIVPNTFAQLNYYEFVADTYSTLHIEHHFNGKILSYIPLIKKLKLREVAFIRGAYGSLSDASKNINVDNLKYSAPDQQVYYEYGFGIENIGFGNIRIFRVDFNWRGNYLNRPDVSKFGIKAGFQFGF
- a CDS encoding GLPGLI family protein, which gives rise to MKFIYSLILAIFAVVNLSAQGNRFIYEYQFRIDSTKTDSLKKEFVNLDIFPTKSYFYGQAKFASDSITNNSIIEQRKSTPNSLSYSSTTEEWNISYLIEKSYPSFKTTWFTNIEQTNMIVEETPVIKWQILPETQKIENYNCQKATANFGGRIWEAWFSKDLPFPDGPYKFHGLPGLIVKLEDKTKSHQFLLKGSKKLKAENHSWDYISALEKEAKHEFEGVKVNPTQYKKLFMTYKNDPAKDIKLDLANPNNSMTVTTGDGKKITNNAEIIKFFEESMAKKYKSINNQLEINLHRK
- a CDS encoding acyltransferase family protein codes for the protein MNRDLYIDFAKGLATLSIIFIHTAFWSGQFYIIPEIRVFSLVFDVAIFYALSGITSGNNIEKTLYRLLKLQITYMIFVTLLFFLDYFFKIFGLTFFSLEWLQSFYSTFGSKYSATSISTAPQWQNLGNWYLHEYRNADTFPVVMGSFWYLKVYFILTVFGVLILKFFPKHVNWFIGICVALTLLFNIFPEIYPSGQVGYVAFYMTVFLVGNRMRGKKIPTKMIPVLYGLVALALVWMFWYFGNEIFFKINKQKFPPQTPYIIWTLFSLTTLFVLYNRLKITKENFVTYIGKNAIFFYFGQGISSSLVYFLVVPMKELMPWWILMVIIYIINVALAFIIAAGLKKFDDFGWKILEFLRKKTAAQN
- a CDS encoding DUF502 domain-containing protein; translated protein: MKKPTFENLTNFFLKNFFQGLLIIGPIGLTIFVIWYVITSIDNIIPSVASEIPGLVFVSTLLITALLGYLGNKFVVGRFFVDAVDRLLEKTPGIKHIYSPTKDVMSSFVGDKKKFSDPVWVKTNENPEIWRIGFLTQREMADVHKHNFVAVYLPHSYAISGWVIVTEEKNIKPVVGMSAATAMKFAVSGGVAGFHSDENIFKAPE
- a CDS encoding neutral zinc metallopeptidase, producing the protein MKRNFNFCLLAGAFAVFSLSACNDDTMETPVSESQTENLKPEQPGELEKICYYVDQYWSSNAVLTTSLPNSTDTSFMNAQMTKIASLWGRSNPTLRFVNDPSNPNSTYNAISYSTGKIYYGYAIYADAKNKGGNIVNAMILAHEYGHQLQYIFGLPSVSESTARPNELEADGFAGYYLRRPNGYNQTSFAQIAAAYEFAQSIGDYQTTSAGHHGTPPQRRSAVRLGFLLGQYDLSAADFDYNFFYYYQGVLNGTYKMAKNSKFPELDAYMSQYLDELKQIQSGEISAEEFKNLK
- the rpmA gene encoding 50S ribosomal protein L27 codes for the protein MAHKKGVGSSKNGRESHSKRLGVKIFGGQDAIAGNIIIRQRGTQHHPGENVGMGKDHTLHALVDGKVVFRKKANNRSYVSIEPNA
- the miaE gene encoding tRNA-(ms[2]io[6]A)-hydroxylase, with the translated sequence MFKLKLPTDPRWANIAEDNIQEILTDHAWCEQKAATNAIGLITMLPERPDIVKELLAIAQEELEHFGQVLEIITKRGYTFGRTRKDDYVNELVNFIQKGGHRDTLIVDKILFAAMIEARSCERFKVLTENIKDEELKTFYKELMISEANHYTTFIGFARQLGDPEKVNKRWEEWLEYEAGIIKSYGNKETIHG